From the genome of Camelus dromedarius isolate mCamDro1 chromosome 19, mCamDro1.pat, whole genome shotgun sequence, one region includes:
- the SERPINB9 gene encoding serpin B9 isoform X1 — MDALSEAIGTFALRLLKILCQDDPSHNVFYSPVSISSALAMVFLGAEGDTAAQVAQLLSLNPEKDIHQGFQSLLAALNKPGTQYVLRTANGLFGEETCEFLSTFQESCLRFYRAELEKLSFASAAEPSRKQINAWVSKKTEGKIPELLPFNSIDEQTRLVLVNAIYFKGRWNEQFNKSYTSEMPFRVNQEEQRPVQMMFQEGTFRLAHIEEVQAQVLELPYAGEELSMVILLPDHHVALSSVEENLTFEKLLAWTSPGCMKSTEVEVFLPRFKLEENYDMGSVLRRLGVVDAFQQGKADLSALSAARDLCLSMFAHRSVVEVNEEGTEAAAASALIVVECCMELGPRFCADHPFLFFIRHNETNSILFCGRFSSP, encoded by the exons ATGGATGCTCTTTCGGAAGCAATTGGCACCTTTGCTCTCCGccttttaaagattttatgtCAAGATGACCCTTCGCACAACGTGTTTTATTCTCCAGTGAGCATCTCCTCTGCCCTGGCCATGGTCTTCCTAGGGGCAGAAGGAGACACAGCTGCCCAGGTGGCCCAG CTGCTTTCTTTAAACCCAGAGAAAGACATTCATCAGGGTTTCCAGTCACTTCTCGCCGCACTGAACAAGCCAGGCACTCAGTACGTGCTGAGAACGGCCAACGGGCTCTTTGGAGAGGAGACTTGTGAATTTCTCTCT ACCTTTCAGGAGTCCTGTCTTCGGTTCTACCGGGCCGAGCTGGAGAAGCTCTCCTTCGCCAGCGCCGCAGAGCCATCCAGGAAACAGATAAACGCCTGGGTCTCAAAAAAGACTGAAG GTAAAATTCCAGAGTTGTTGCCGTTTAACTCAATTGATGAGCAGACCAGGCTGGTCCTCGTCAACGCCATCTACTTCAAAGGAAGGTGGAATGAGCAATTCAACAAATCATACACAAGCGAGATGCCTTTTAGAGTAAACCAG GAGGAGCAAAGGCCGGTGCAGATGATGTTCCAGGAAGGGACCTTCAGACTCGCCCACATAGAGGAGGTGCAGGCCCAGGTGCTGGAGCTGCCCTACGCTGGCGAGGAGCTGAGCATGGTCATCCTGCTCCCTGACCACCACGTGGCCCTGAGCTCG GTGGAAGAAAACCTCACCTTTGAGAAGCTCCTCGCCTGGACCTCGCCAGGCTGCATGAAGAGCACCGAAGTTGAAGTTTTCCTCCCGAGATTTAAACTGGAGGAGAACTACGACATGGGGTCCGTGCTCCGGCGTCTGGGGGTGGTGGACGCCTTCCAGCAGGGCAAGGCCGACCTCTCGGCACTGTCGGCCGCGAGGGACCTGTGTCTGTCCATGTTCGCCCACAGGAGCGTTGTGGAGGTGAACGAGGAAGGCACGGAGGCCGCGGCTGCTTCGGCCTTGATCGTGGTGGAGTGTTGCATGGAGCTTGGACCCAGGTTCTGTGCCGACCaccccttcctcttcttcatcaGGCACAACGAGACCAACAGCATCCTCTTCTGCGGCAGGTTTTCCTCCCCGTGA
- the SERPINB9 gene encoding serpin B9 isoform X2, which produces MDALSEAIGTFALRLLKILCQDDPSHNVFYSPVSISSALAMVFLGAEGDTAAQVAQLLSLNPEKDIHQGFQSLLAALNKPGTQYVLRTANGLFGEETCEFLSTFQESCLRFYRAELEKLSFASAAEPSRKQINAWVSKKTEGKIPELLPFNSIDEQTRLVLVNAIYFKGRWNEQFNKSYTSEMPFRVNQEEQRPVQMMFQEGTFRLAHIEEVQAQVLELPYAGEELSMVILLPDHHVALSSERCGGERGRHGGRGCFGLDRGGVLHGAWTQVLCRPPLPLLHQAQRDQQHPLLRQVFLPVRGTCLPRGSLSLCVCPVSHSTHPEDGPGQFPFRLGDPPAHLASPQDRPLTCAC; this is translated from the exons ATGGATGCTCTTTCGGAAGCAATTGGCACCTTTGCTCTCCGccttttaaagattttatgtCAAGATGACCCTTCGCACAACGTGTTTTATTCTCCAGTGAGCATCTCCTCTGCCCTGGCCATGGTCTTCCTAGGGGCAGAAGGAGACACAGCTGCCCAGGTGGCCCAG CTGCTTTCTTTAAACCCAGAGAAAGACATTCATCAGGGTTTCCAGTCACTTCTCGCCGCACTGAACAAGCCAGGCACTCAGTACGTGCTGAGAACGGCCAACGGGCTCTTTGGAGAGGAGACTTGTGAATTTCTCTCT ACCTTTCAGGAGTCCTGTCTTCGGTTCTACCGGGCCGAGCTGGAGAAGCTCTCCTTCGCCAGCGCCGCAGAGCCATCCAGGAAACAGATAAACGCCTGGGTCTCAAAAAAGACTGAAG GTAAAATTCCAGAGTTGTTGCCGTTTAACTCAATTGATGAGCAGACCAGGCTGGTCCTCGTCAACGCCATCTACTTCAAAGGAAGGTGGAATGAGCAATTCAACAAATCATACACAAGCGAGATGCCTTTTAGAGTAAACCAG GAGGAGCAAAGGCCGGTGCAGATGATGTTCCAGGAAGGGACCTTCAGACTCGCCCACATAGAGGAGGTGCAGGCCCAGGTGCTGGAGCTGCCCTACGCTGGCGAGGAGCTGAGCATGGTCATCCTGCTCCCTGACCACCACGTGGCCCTGAGCTCG GAGCGTTGTGGAGGTGAACGAGGAAGGCACGGAGGCCGCGGCTGCTTCGGCCTTGATCGTGGTGGAGTGTTGCATGGAGCTTGGACCCAGGTTCTGTGCCGACCaccccttcctcttcttcatcaGGCACAACGAGACCAACAGCATCCTCTTCTGCGGCAGGTTTTCCTCCCCGTGAGGGGGACGTGCTTACCGCGTGGGAGcctttccctctgtgtgtgtcccgTGTCGCACTCCACACACCCTGAGGATGGGCCTGGCCAGTTCCCCTTCCGGCTGGGTGACCCGCCAGCACACTTGGCTTCTCCCCAAGACCGACCACTCACTTGCGCTTGTTAA
- the SERPINB9 gene encoding serpin B9 isoform X3 → MDALSEAIGTFALRLLKILCQDDPSHNVFYSPVSISSALAMVFLGAEGDTAAQVAQLLSLNPEKDIHQGFQSLLAALNKPGTQYVLRTANGLFGEETCEFLSTFQESCLRFYRAELEKLSFASAAEPSRKQINAWVSKKTEGKIPELLPFNSIDEQTRLVLVNAIYFKGRWNEQFNKSYTSEMPFRVNQEEQRPVQMMFQEGTFRLAHIEEVQAQVLELPYAGEELSMVILLPDHHVALSSVEENLTFEKLLAWTSPGCMKSTEVEVFLPRFKLEENYDMGSVVEVNEEGTEAAAASALIVVECCMELGPRFCADHPFLFFIRHNETNSILFCGRFSSP, encoded by the exons ATGGATGCTCTTTCGGAAGCAATTGGCACCTTTGCTCTCCGccttttaaagattttatgtCAAGATGACCCTTCGCACAACGTGTTTTATTCTCCAGTGAGCATCTCCTCTGCCCTGGCCATGGTCTTCCTAGGGGCAGAAGGAGACACAGCTGCCCAGGTGGCCCAG CTGCTTTCTTTAAACCCAGAGAAAGACATTCATCAGGGTTTCCAGTCACTTCTCGCCGCACTGAACAAGCCAGGCACTCAGTACGTGCTGAGAACGGCCAACGGGCTCTTTGGAGAGGAGACTTGTGAATTTCTCTCT ACCTTTCAGGAGTCCTGTCTTCGGTTCTACCGGGCCGAGCTGGAGAAGCTCTCCTTCGCCAGCGCCGCAGAGCCATCCAGGAAACAGATAAACGCCTGGGTCTCAAAAAAGACTGAAG GTAAAATTCCAGAGTTGTTGCCGTTTAACTCAATTGATGAGCAGACCAGGCTGGTCCTCGTCAACGCCATCTACTTCAAAGGAAGGTGGAATGAGCAATTCAACAAATCATACACAAGCGAGATGCCTTTTAGAGTAAACCAG GAGGAGCAAAGGCCGGTGCAGATGATGTTCCAGGAAGGGACCTTCAGACTCGCCCACATAGAGGAGGTGCAGGCCCAGGTGCTGGAGCTGCCCTACGCTGGCGAGGAGCTGAGCATGGTCATCCTGCTCCCTGACCACCACGTGGCCCTGAGCTCG GTGGAAGAAAACCTCACCTTTGAGAAGCTCCTCGCCTGGACCTCGCCAGGCTGCATGAAGAGCACCGAAGTTGAAGTTTTCCTCCCGAGATTTAAACTGGAGGAGAACTACGACATGGG GAGCGTTGTGGAGGTGAACGAGGAAGGCACGGAGGCCGCGGCTGCTTCGGCCTTGATCGTGGTGGAGTGTTGCATGGAGCTTGGACCCAGGTTCTGTGCCGACCaccccttcctcttcttcatcaGGCACAACGAGACCAACAGCATCCTCTTCTGCGGCAGGTTTTCCTCCCCGTGA